The Flavobacterium galactosidilyticum nucleotide sequence TATAAAGTGAATTTCATACAGGATTATGAGGAATTGGGTTGCTTGATATATGGCAGAGCAACATTTGCTGACAAGCTACTCACAGATATTTATTTGGAAGACGAAGATTTTGAAAAATTTCAATTTGACCAAGAAACCGATACTTATCATTTTGAGGGTAAAGAATACGACAGCGAATGGGAAATATTAGAAACCTTGTTAGAGCAGAAAATAGCCAATCATCAACCTTAAAAACAAGAATAATGGAAACGAAAGTAATAGCCACCAAGTTTGTCCGCTATGATGTACCCGAATTGGAAACCCTACAATTTGCAAAGGTTTATCTATTGAGGGAAAAACTGAACAAAGGCGAAAAAATGAACCGAGCCGAAAAGAATTGGCTTGCAGACGCAGTAAACCGAAATGCCTATTTCAAAAAAGCAGTTCCCTTGCACGGCTATCGGTTTGGTTTTGAAGATGTTTTGAAAAACTATGTAGTGAAGCAATACGGCAATTGGTCAGAATACAATGCACCCGACAAGACAAGCCTTAGAAGCATTGTATATGGTAGGATTGAACAAATAGCACAAATTAATTAATCCAACAGCTATGAAAATAACAGACATAAATGGTTGCCAAATCGAAGTAACAGATTTAAAGGAAGCCATAAAAATAGCAAGACGATATAAAGAATATCGCCACGAGGACAGCAATTTTTCGGAGTTTGACAAAAGACAGAAAACCTATTGGTCGGATATGTACGAGAAACTAAGAGCAATCAAAGCACAATTAACAACATCTTAAATTTTACAGCAATGAATACTAATTTTTTCAATCAGATAGCACAGTTGGACTTTACAGGGGTATTACAACTGAACATTTCAAAAAGAGCAGAAAATAACCTAATCGTTTCGGTTATCCTCAATAACGAACAATGCGGAGATAACGCCAAAAACCTAATTCCGCCACTAATATTTAACGCAACACCCCAAGAGTTTGACGATGGTTTTTTTGAGCAGATAACCGCACCCATCAAAACCGTTTCGGGTTTAATGGTGGACATGGAAAAATTTCTAAAACAATTAGAAGAAGTCAAAAAACAATCGGCTATGGAGAAAGAAAAAGCCGACAAACAGAAGAAAGAACAGGAAGCCAAAGACAAGAAATTTAAAGACGGAATGGCAAAGGCGGATGAGTTAGAAAAAGAGGGAAAATTCCGTGAAGCGTGGATGAAAGTACCCGAGATAACGGAGTTTCCCGAAAAAGCGGACGAGATACGCAAACGTAAAATAGCATTGTCTGACAAGTTTGCAACACCGAGCCTTTTTGGAGCAATGGAAGAAACAAAACCCGAACTGCAACAAGAGGAAAAAGTTACAGTAGATTATCCTACTGATGAAACGGACGAAGAAGAAGAACAAGAGTATTAACCCAAAAAATCAGATTTATGTTATTAGCAACGCAATTAGAGCGAGTTTTTATACTCAAAGATAAAGGACAGGACATCAAACTGACCGACCCCGAACCACGTTGGAGCGTGGAAGCCGTAATGAATTTTTATGCCAATATGTACCCTATTTTGACAACGGCAAAAGTATCAGCACCGCAAATAAAAGACGATGCAGTTGAGTACAAATTTGAAAGCGTAATGGGTACAAAGGGTTAAACCAAAAATCAAAACGATGAATTATGCAACCACATATCCTATCGGGAATTATCAGCATACCCGAACAGAAACGACAACGGCAATTGCACCGACAGCTAAACGAGTTCGCACAATGGATGCAAAGACCAAAAGATGCAAACCAAGTGCAGAAAGACAAGCGGAAAGCAGTACCAATAGCGATGTTGCCAATGGTTTTCTAAAGTCGGTATTCCTGCCTAAACTGAAAACGGAACAATCCGTACAGGCTTGTAAGGAAACCGCAAAAACAGAGCGGAATTTTTATCAATCCCTTTCCAACCTCGCAGAGCATTACAGTATTGAACCAATGCAAACACAAATTTATGGCTATCCCTACAATATAGCTTTGGCGATGTGGGATATAAAAACCAAGTTAAAACGTATCCATTTAAATTGGGATAGTTTGCAATTGGTACAGAATAGTAAGAAAACCTTTTTTGTAAGTGAGGAACGGTACGATACAAGAACGACCTTGTATTATATTCCTATGGTTCCGCTCTTTAAAATGCTCAACGACAAAAGGCGTAAAAAGACCGCTCAGTTATTGGTTTGCGTATGCAGTTATCTGTATCACATTGCTGATATTCCGTATTACAGACAAGAAAATAGCTACCTGTTTTGGATGTATGAAATGATGACCGATTGGGTGGAACAGGACGATGAAACAGACGAAACAGAAAGATACAAAAGCGAGTTGAAGCAAGCCGAACAAATTGGCGACAAAATGGAACAGAAACTATTCAATCGTATCAATTTACAACTATTTAAACAGCGTTTAAACATCTTTAAAAGCCTTGATGAATTTGACCAAGAATGTTGGCAATTGGCTTGTAAAGTTTTTGAACTTTTTACGGAATATCCAAAAACAAGTATTTTCAAAAACGCACCCATTTCCGAACAAGACCCTTACAATGATGATTATGACAATGAAACCATTGGAATGGAAAAGTACATTTCATTTGTAGCAGATACCAAAGGTTGGCTGTATGAAAATCTTTCGGATAGCATTAACAATGAATTTAATGAGTACGGAGCAATGGCAGAACCCACCATTAGCAAACACTTTGACGGAAGTGAAATAACCGCAACCAACCTTGATTTTGAGAACCGCTTGTTTCCGTTACTGAACCATTTATGCGGTTTATTAGATGAATATAAAATGACGACAAAATGAACAATTTAAACGACATCACCGAGAATTTTGGAACATTATATTTTCCAAAATCTGCTTTGGTTTTTTATGAAACCAAAGGTATAAATATAGATATGTATGTGGAGCATTTTGATATGGATAGAAACGGAAACCCTATCAATGCACACCCTTTGACCGTAAAAGAAGCCAATGTATTGGCAAAATCATTACATACCGATGAAGAAAAGAACAAAGCCTTTTTAAAGCCAAAGAGAATTTTGTCTACCAACATTTTACACATCAATCCGAGTGAAAAAGGTACAGTACTTTGGTACACCAAAGCACAGCAAAGACAACTGTATTTTGTAAATGGTTTGGGCATTCCCAACGGCAAGGCTAAAGTACCGCCAATGCTTTGGTTTGCAAATAAAAATAGCCTTTCTGTATTTGCTTTGTCAAGCGATAGAAGACCCATAGAAAAAACGCCTTTGCATTACGCTCCATTTTTTAATGTGTACGAAAATGGCAACGTATGTATGGGAACAGTAAATATTGATATTCAAAATTCGGCTTCGGTGGAAGAATTTATACAAGCGTGGGAAAGCTATTTTTTCAACAGTTATTTCAGCCATTTATTGGGGAATTACAATCCGATAAAAGGAAATTGTGTAACCATTTGGAAAGACCTAATTGGTACAGACACCCCCTTTCCAAAAGAAGTATTGAAACCAAATAACAAAACACTTAAAAACCTATTGTGATGAATACAGCTAAACAAAAAATACATTTTACAGACAGAGATTTAATCAATCCTACCAATCCGATTTTGATAAATGTAATCGGTGCAGGTGGAACAGGTTCAAAGGTTTTGACCGCCTTAATGGAAATGAACCACAGTTTAACTGAGTTGGGACACGCAGGACTACAAATCCGCCTTTGGGATGATGATGTAATTACCCAAGCAAATTTGGGCAGACAGCGTTTTGCAGAATGTGAAATTGGATTGTACAAATCCGTTGCACTAATTAACAGAGCCAACCGATTTTCGGGAACAAATTGGAAAGCCGAAACGGTAAAATTTGAAAAAGACCGTTTGGATAAATTGCCCGAAAATGCAGGAGCAAGTATTTATATTTCTTGCGTGGACAGCGTAAAAGCAAGGTTTGGGATTGCGGATATTTTGAATATTCTGAACAACGGTAAAGCCTATTCCAACCGCCCACGTTATTGGTTAGATTTCGGTAACAGCCAGCACACAGGACAAGTGCTACTATCTACAATAGGAAGAATTAAACAACCCAATTCCGAGAAATACGAAACGGTGGCAAGCCTGCCATTTATTACTGATGAATTTGGCGAACTTTTAAAACAGTCTGAAGAGCAGGACGACACGCCAAGTTGCAGTTTAGCTGAAGCATTAGAAAAGCAGGATTTATTTATTAATTCGTCATTGGTACAAATGGGTTGTTCTTTGCTTTGGGGCTTGTTCCGCAATGGAATGACGGAATACAGAGGATTTTTTCATAATCTGAAAGATTTTAATACCCACCCGATAAAAGTCACCTGACCCGAAAAATCGGGCGGCAAAAATGCAATTCCTCGCTACGGTCGGAAACGCATTTTTGCATTTAATTAGGTGCAACCCCTTTGTCAAAATGCACTGCTCCACAATTCCCTTCCCCTACATTTTGCCAAACAGGTTGCGTTATTATTTGCGTGGGATACTCATTATCCCATTTTTGCTTTTAGCGAACTTCTTTTCTTTTCATATCTGCGACCAAAGAAAAGAAGCAAAAGAACGTCGCTTTTTTAGAATGATTTTGACTAACACTTCCCTCTCTCAAATTTGTGAGATAATAAAAAAGTACAACATACAAACTCTATTACATTATCTTTTAAAGTATTTTTGCAATTTGCTATATCAAATATTACCACTATGATGAATATTTTCCTAGATTCAAATATACTATTTCAAGACTATTTTTTTGATAATAAGTCAAATAAGAAAATACTTGATTATTGTAAAGAAGGTCTGTTGAACCTGTATATGTCTGAAATTGTTCGTTTGGAATTGCGAAGACAGTTTCAAAGAGAACTTGAGGATAAAAATAGGGAAATAAAAAAAATAATTAAAGATGCTATTCGACTTAAAATTGAGGCAGAAATAACAGAAATATCTATTTCCGAACAGTTAGAAAAATTTGACACTTTCTATAAAAGACTAACTTACAATGATAATTTTTTTTTATTACCATATTATAACGACTTTTTACCGGATCTTGTAGAAAGAGCAATTTATAGAAAGAAACCATTTACTGAAGAAAAATCAGAATTGAAAGATGCTATAATTTGGAAAACATATTCTCACTATGTTGAAAGCAATGATACTTCGGATTGTATCCTGTTAACAAATAATACTTCGGATTTTTGCTCAAAACAAGACAAATCAAAAATCCATCCAGATTTAGAATTAGATACGACCAGATTTTCAGTAATCAATAAGTCTTTCGAATTTATTAAAACTAATGCAACTGTTCTCGAAGGTCCTGAGAACAAATTCCAAGCATACATTAATCAAATTGATATTGACCAAGAATTTGTTTTGAATATCCTAAAAGAGAATTTCGAAAAGGCAATTGAAGACGAAATACACAAGAAAATAGATAATCTCCATCCTTCCGATATACTTTCTGATGATTATTTTTTTGATGGGCAGATGGTAGCGTATGGATGCGAAATTTTAGACTGCGAAGAGATTGAACATGAAATTCTTGGTGACACAGCTCTTATTTCAGGTGTAGTTTATGCTAGTTGTGAAGTTGAGATTTTACAATATAATGCAGTACGTGACCCTGGAGAAGATAGATACTCGAATGTTGGTGAAAAAAATGTAACTTTTAAGGTGTTTTTCAATTTTGATCTAAAAAAGGATGAGATATGTTCTGATTTTGAAATTACTGATGTTGAAGTTGGTGATATAGATTAAAAACTTAACTGTTTACTAAAACTAAGTATATCATTCATTATATATCCTTTTGAAAGCTTTTTTTAAATCGTCTGTATCGCTACCGACAAGTAAATAGCTTGAAAAGCCAAGTTTAACAAGAGAAGATACTATGTTTTCTTCATCAATATCACTATAGGCAATAAGTTTTATGGAAGGATATTGTGTCCTAATTTCTATAAGTTGTTGGATGATTTCCTTACTGTAAAAATCAAGGTCAATCACGCAAACTTTGGGAAGTGTTTTCAATGCTGATAATTGAAATAATCCGTCTTTAATATGCTCTGAACGAAAAACTATTTTAATTCCTGAAGTAGCAAGACTTTTGCAAATCTCATCCAGCACCGGGCTTATATCATTGATAAATGCTACGCTAATTTCTTTTTGGTGGGCATCTGTTTCCATAACATCAATTTTATTGTTAGTGGACACCTGCAAAAAAATAAGGCGCAGGCCACTACACTTACCGCACATTGAGGTACTGGTATACCCGACAACGAATAAGCGAGCACCTACGCCTATGGCATAGGTGTTCTTTCTTATTGTCCCGTTGTCTAAAAATTACCAGTTTTCAATGTGGGACTTAAAGTAAAAACACTTTAAGATTTTCTATATTTCGTTACAAAGATACTAAACTGCTTTTGATACTCACCATACCTTTAAAGCCAATTGGGTCAAAAAAATAATTAATAACTGGCTTTATTGTTTAAATAATTATGCTCTAGTTCAGTGAGTATATCTGTTTGTTTAAAAATGATCCCCCCCTATTTGGATGTATGGCAGTAATTTATCTTCTCTTTTCGCCATTCCTAAAGGCTCTTTCAGTTCATTTTTATTTCCATCCAATGAAGATTTCTGTATTGCGATTACTTCCATTTCTGCTCAATTTTGGTATGAAATCTAATTTATAAAGGCTTTTAAAAGGATTGATAACGTTTGAATTTGTTGGCATTTAAAAGAAATATGTGGCTTTTACTAACCGGCACAAAAAAAATCGGATACCCTTTGGGGTTATCCGATTTTCTTACAACCGTATTTTAAAAATCACTATCTGCGTTGGTCGGTTGGTTCGGTTTCTATCTCCACTTTCTGTTTTTCATTATCATTTTTTTCGCGTGAATAAACCCATAACGACAATAGCCCAAAAATAATCAGTGCATAGGCTACCCATTTGCCAACTCGTTCAATGAATTTAATGCCAATCGATTTTTCGTAAGAAGAAAAACTTTCGGCACCCATAGGACTACGCCTGTAAAACTTTCTACGATTTATCCAATAGCGAAGTGCCAAGCCTAAAACCAAAAATAGTATCCCTATAACTAATGATGCAACCATAATAATAGCTATTACATTTATAAATATGAATTTACAAAAAAAATATTTGTTTCACTACATCACAAAAATATAAAATGTGAGCGTGGTAGTATAAAAAAATCCTGTCTTGTGGACAGGATTTTATTTGTTAATCGCTACTATTGAATTGGAAAGTGAGTTTCTTCTCATTTCCAAAACTATCAGAAATCCATACATCAAATGATTGCGACACAGTGCATGAAGAAGTGTAATACAATCGGAACTGCTC carries:
- a CDS encoding PRTRC system protein B; this encodes MNNLNDITENFGTLYFPKSALVFYETKGINIDMYVEHFDMDRNGNPINAHPLTVKEANVLAKSLHTDEEKNKAFLKPKRILSTNILHINPSEKGTVLWYTKAQQRQLYFVNGLGIPNGKAKVPPMLWFANKNSLSVFALSSDRRPIEKTPLHYAPFFNVYENGNVCMGTVNIDIQNSASVEEFIQAWESYFFNSYFSHLLGNYNPIKGNCVTIWKDLIGTDTPFPKEVLKPNNKTLKNLL
- a CDS encoding PRTRC system protein E, with translation MNTNFFNQIAQLDFTGVLQLNISKRAENNLIVSVILNNEQCGDNAKNLIPPLIFNATPQEFDDGFFEQITAPIKTVSGLMVDMEKFLKQLEEVKKQSAMEKEKADKQKKEQEAKDKKFKDGMAKADELEKEGKFREAWMKVPEITEFPEKADEIRKRKIALSDKFATPSLFGAMEETKPELQQEEKVTVDYPTDETDEEEEQEY
- a CDS encoding PRTRC system ThiF family protein, which gives rise to MNTAKQKIHFTDRDLINPTNPILINVIGAGGTGSKVLTALMEMNHSLTELGHAGLQIRLWDDDVITQANLGRQRFAECEIGLYKSVALINRANRFSGTNWKAETVKFEKDRLDKLPENAGASIYISCVDSVKARFGIADILNILNNGKAYSNRPRYWLDFGNSQHTGQVLLSTIGRIKQPNSEKYETVASLPFITDEFGELLKQSEEQDDTPSCSLAEALEKQDLFINSSLVQMGCSLLWGLFRNGMTEYRGFFHNLKDFNTHPIKVT
- a CDS encoding PIN domain-containing protein, which translates into the protein MMNIFLDSNILFQDYFFDNKSNKKILDYCKEGLLNLYMSEIVRLELRRQFQRELEDKNREIKKIIKDAIRLKIEAEITEISISEQLEKFDTFYKRLTYNDNFFLLPYYNDFLPDLVERAIYRKKPFTEEKSELKDAIIWKTYSHYVESNDTSDCILLTNNTSDFCSKQDKSKIHPDLELDTTRFSVINKSFEFIKTNATVLEGPENKFQAYINQIDIDQEFVLNILKENFEKAIEDEIHKKIDNLHPSDILSDDYFFDGQMVAYGCEILDCEEIEHEILGDTALISGVVYASCEVEILQYNAVRDPGEDRYSNVGEKNVTFKVFFNFDLKKDEICSDFEITDVEVGDID
- a CDS encoding PRTRC system protein C gives rise to the protein MLLATQLERVFILKDKGQDIKLTDPEPRWSVEAVMNFYANMYPILTTAKVSAPQIKDDAVEYKFESVMGTKG
- a CDS encoding molybdenum ABC transporter permease — encoded protein: MVASLVIGILFLVLGLALRYWINRRKFYRRSPMGAESFSSYEKSIGIKFIERVGKWVAYALIIFGLLSLWVYSREKNDNEKQKVEIETEPTDQRR
- a CDS encoding molybdenum ABC transporter ATP-binding protein; amino-acid sequence: METKVIATKFVRYDVPELETLQFAKVYLLREKLNKGEKMNRAEKNWLADAVNRNAYFKKAVPLHGYRFGFEDVLKNYVVKQYGNWSEYNAPDKTSLRSIVYGRIEQIAQIN
- a CDS encoding DNA-binding response regulator, with amino-acid sequence METDAHQKEISVAFINDISPVLDEICKSLATSGIKIVFRSEHIKDGLFQLSALKTLPKVCVIDLDFYSKEIIQQLIEIRTQYPSIKLIAYSDIDEENIVSSLVKLGFSSYLLVGSDTDDLKKAFKRIYNE